AAGGCCGTCAAGAAAGTGCTCCCCGATCTTCATGTCCATGCGTTCTCGCCGGAAGAAGTGAATTACGGCGCAGTTCGCGCAGGCGTTCCTGTGATCCAATATCTGAAAGAGTTGAAAGACGCTGGTCTTGGTACTCTGCCTGGCACTTCAGCAGAGATCCTCGATCAAGATATTCGCGACATTATCGCTCCAGGGCGCGTGACGGTACGACAGTGGATTGAGGTCATCACCTCAGCGCACAGTCTCGGTATCCCCACGACCTCCACGATCATGTATGGCCATATCGAGACCCCCATGCATTGGGTCAAGCATATGAACCTGCTGCGCGACATTCAGAAAGAGACCGGCGGGTTTACTGAATTCGTACCGCTATCGCTCATTCATCAAGAAGCGCCGATGTACCAGCGCAAGCTCGTAAAGAATGTCCGGCAAGGTGCGACTGGCGCAGAGGTGGTAAAGATGCATGCGGTCGCTCGACTGATGCTCGGTCCGACATTCCGCAACATTCAAGCTTCATGGGTCAAAGAAGGGCCGAAAATGGCGCAGTATCTGCTCACCATAGGGGCCAATGACCTCGGTGGCACGCTGATCAATGAAAGCATTTCTACTTCTGCGGGTGCGCAATATGGTCAGCTCGTTCCGCCCAAAGAACTCCGCCGCTTGGCACGCGACCTTGACCGTACGCCAGCCGAGCGCTCGACGACCTACACGCTACGTAAAGTCTTTACTGGTGACGATGAGGAGCTGAGCCCGCTTGATCTGGTTGAGAATCCAGACGAGCAATTCGGGTCATACAAGCGACTCGCGGCGTCTGAACAGTTCCGCTATGTGCATCCCTTTGAGCGCGAGAAGCAGCAAGTGTCACACTGAAATGACATGCTCCCCGAGGCATCACCCTGAGTGAAACGAAGAGTCTCGCCGAGAGATTCTTCGCGGAGTTTATCCTGAGCGTAGTCGAAGGGCTCAGAATGACAAAAGCGAACGGTCACGCTGGACGTGCACAAAGCTTGTAGGACTCTAATAAATCGGGAGCAGGCGTGACAATGCAAACTGATCTTACCGTCACCGCCCTTGCAGGGGGTGTTGGTGCCGCACGATTCCTTCGTGGTTTGGTCCGCGTTATCGACCCGGCGCGACTGACGGTCATCGTCAACACTGGTGATGACGACGAATTTTTCGGCCTCTCGGTCTCGCCAGATCTTGATACGATTACCTATACACTCGCGGGTGCCGTTGATGCGAGCAAAGGCTGGGGATTACCAGATGAGACGTTTCGTTGTCTGACTGCGTTGGGGCGTTACTATCCCGAGAATTGGTTCGGCTTAGGCGATGCGGATCTTGCCACGCATCTCTTTCGTACGCAGCAGCTCCGTCAAGGGAAAACATTGAGCGAAGTTACCGCCGCTGTCGTGCGACAGTGGAGCGTGGCGAGTACCATTTTACCCATGAGTAACCACCCAGTGCGGACCTTCGTTCACACTGAAGCCGGAGCGCTCCCCTTTCAAGAATACTTTGTCAAGCGCCGCAGCGAAGGGAACGTCAGCAAGGTCGAACTTCGTGGCCTTGAGAATGCAAGTGCTGCACCTGGCGTCTGCGATGCTATTCGCTCTGCACAGTTAGTGATTTTCCCTCCGAGCAAT
This genomic window from Deltaproteobacteria bacterium contains:
- the cofH gene encoding 7,8-didemethyl-8-hydroxy-5-deazariboflavin synthase subunit CofH → MSAILEHVDREVSAILNRALDGEEISWSEGLRLCETNGLDLQAVCLVADEMRRRHVGDVVTYVVNRNINFTNVCIKHCTFCAFSREYREEQSYFLPMEEILRRAQEAVDMGATEVCLQAGLPPKMDGRLYIDLTKAVKKVLPDLHVHAFSPEEVNYGAVRAGVPVIQYLKELKDAGLGTLPGTSAEILDQDIRDIIAPGRVTVRQWIEVITSAHSLGIPTTSTIMYGHIETPMHWVKHMNLLRDIQKETGGFTEFVPLSLIHQEAPMYQRKLVKNVRQGATGAEVVKMHAVARLMLGPTFRNIQASWVKEGPKMAQYLLTIGANDLGGTLINESISTSAGAQYGQLVPPKELRRLARDLDRTPAERSTTYTLRKVFTGDDEELSPLDLVENPDEQFGSYKRLAASEQFRYVHPFEREKQQVSH
- a CDS encoding 2-phospho-L-lactate transferase encodes the protein MQTDLTVTALAGGVGAARFLRGLVRVIDPARLTVIVNTGDDDEFFGLSVSPDLDTITYTLAGAVDASKGWGLPDETFRCLTALGRYYPENWFGLGDADLATHLFRTQQLRQGKTLSEVTAAVVRQWSVASTILPMSNHPVRTFVHTEAGALPFQEYFVKRRSEGNVSKVELRGLENASAAPGVCDAIRSAQLVIFPPSNPIVSIGPIIALPGVRAALRETAAPIVAISPLVAGKPIKGPADRLLGGLGIDVSAVGVAGLYRDFLDTFVIDIQDQQQKSRLEELGVSVIVTDTIMSDMEKSIALAQAVVGYRHTKH